GCAAGCCGCTGCGCAACTGAGCGGTCGCAGCGTCCAAGTCCTGTTCTCCGGCAAATGCCCGGGTCCCTGGCGGGATGGTACGGCTAGCTTGCCGTAGCCATCCCGCCACCGATCAGGCATGCGCCGGTAACGGGGTTTGGACGGGCGATACGCCAGCAGATGCGCAGACATCGCGGAAATCGCATAGGGATGGCACTCGACCGCATGCCCGAACGTTGCGCGTGTATATCCCTATCCGCAAGCTTCCGCTTGACACATGCCCCAAGAAGCCTAGGCGGGCCGCCAACTGCCGTATACGGCAGTGGACTCGCCATTAGGTTACCGTTCATCTTGGCACGGTAATGTGAGGCGAAATCCAGTGCGACCGTACAGATACGGCGTGAAGCTCACACGGCTTGATCGGTCCCCGCGGCTGTTAGCGGGCGCCATGGAGAGGAGATTACCGCAATGTCCCTGCTGTTGCTCGGCGCCCTGCTTGCCGCCGCCCCGGCCCCTGCTGCCGACATCGCCGTCGGTCGCTGGAAGACCGAGACCAAGAACGGCATCGTCGAAATCCAGCGCTGTGGGCCGTCGATCTGCGGTCGCCTCGTCTCCTCCGACCTCCTGCGCCAGCGTCCCGACCTGAAGGACGCCAACAACCAGAACGCCGCACAGCGCGGTCGGCCGTTGAAGGGCCTCATGCTCATCAGCGGTTTCACCGTCGATGGCGACGCCTGGGCCGGTGGCCAGATCTACAACCCCGACGACGGCAAGACCTACAAGGCGAAGGTGACGCCGGTCGACGCCAACACCCTGAAGGTGCGCGGCTGCGTCTTCGTTCCGCTCTGCAAGACGCAGACCTGGACGCGCGTTCGCTAATCCTCGTCAGACCCTCTACCAGTAAGCTTTAGGAAGACCCTCTATGTCCCTGCGTTTCAAGGCTCCCCTGCTCGCGTCGGCGATCATCGGCTCGTTCGGTTTCGCCACGGTCGCCCACGCCCAGGCATTCTACCTTCAGGAACAGTCGGCGCGTGGCGCCGGCCGCGCCTTTTCAGGTGAGGTCGCCGATACCGGCCCGCAGTCGCTGTGGTGGAATCCCGCCGCGATCGCAGGCATGGAGCGTGGCGAGGCCGCGATCAACGCGTCTGCGATCCTGCCGAAGGGCAAGGTCGTCAACAATGGCACGGTGATCCGTCGTCCGGGCGGCCAGTTCGCGCCGGTGGGTGGCGACCAGCTCGCCAAGAATCCGATCGACAACGGCATCCTGCCCTCGGGCGCGATCGCGATGCCGTTCGGCCCGGTCGCGATCGGCCTCGCCGTGACGTCGCCCTACAGCTTCACCACCGATTACGACACGACCAGCTGGACCCGCTACAGCGCGACCCGCACCAAGTTGCAGACGATCGATATCCAGCCGTCGATCGCGATCGCGCTGACCGACTGGCTGCGCGTCGGCGGCGGTGCCAACGTCGAGCACGTCTACGCCAGCCTCGCCAACGCTCTGCCCAACCTGTCGGCGGCGCTGCCGGACGGCCGCCAGCGGCTTGAGGGGGACGGCTGGGATCTCGGCTGGACCGCCGGCATGCAGATGCACAACGACTGGGCGACCGTCGGTGTCAGCTACAAGTCGCGCATCGAGCACACGCTGAAGGGCGACCTGCTGGTCGACGGCCTGCAGGGTCCGCTCGCAGCGCAGAACCGCACGCTCAGCGATATCGAGGCGAGCTTCTACACGCCTGCGCAGGTCATCGTCGGCGCCCGCATCCGCGCCACCCCGGCGCTGACGCTCAACGGCCAGGCCGTTCGCTACAATTGGAGCAAATTCGACGCCATTCGCCTCGGCGCGCCGCTCAACCAGTCCCTCCCCGAAAACTACCGCGACAGCTACAGCCTCGCCGGTGGCCTAGATTACGCGGTATCGCCGCAGCTTACGCTGCGCGCGGGCGTCCAGCACGCCACCACGCCGACGCAGAACGGCCTGCGCGATGCGCGCGTGCCGGATGCGAACCGCTGGAACTACGGTGCCGGCGGCACTTTCCAGCTGACGCCGAAGATCGGCATCGATCTCGCGGCGAATTACGTCGACTTTAAGGACACGACGATCGACCGGGTGACGGCCGCCTACGCCGGCAGCCAGGTGCAGACGCCGGTCGTCACCAACGGCTTCCTGCGCGATGCCAGCGCCGTGGTGATCTCCGCCGGCGCCCATATCGGCTTCTGATCATAGGAAATCCGGGTTCCGCACTACGATGGGTGGAACCCGGACCTATCGTCTTGCGTACATCCAACGAGCGTTTGCTCTGGATGGACAGGCCGCGTTAGTGCACCTCTGGAGCCAGTGAACGCCGTGGTCCCCGATCGCGGCGTTTTTCCACGATATCAGGGGGCCTTTCATGAGCCAGAGTGAATTCCAACCGTCTCGCCGTAGCGTGATCGCCGGCGGGACAGTCGGCGCCGCTGCGGCGGCGTTGCCGGCCGAGGCCGCGCCGTTGCCGTTGCAGGAGCGTGCTGCACCGCCGACCATGCCGGTGACGTTAAAGGTCAACGGCCGGACCAATCGTGTCGATCTCGACACCCGCACCACCCTGCTCGACGCCCTGCGTGAACATTGGAAGCTGACCGGAACCAAGAAGGGTTGTGATCATGGCCAGTGCGGGGCCTGCACGGTGCTGGTCGACGGCCGGCGCATCAATTCCTGTCTGACGCTGGCGGTGATGCATGACGGCGACGAGATCACGACGATCGAAGGCCTCGGCAAGCCCGACGACCTGCATCCAATGCAGGCCGCTTTCATCAAGCATGACGGCTATCAATGCGGTTATTGCACGCCCGGCCAGATTTGTTCGGCGGTGGCGGTGCTTGACGAGATCAAGCGTGGCGTTCCCAGCCACGTCCAGTCCGACATCACCGGCGCCGCACCGTTGACCGCAACGGAAATGCGCGAACGGATGAGCGGCAACATCTGCCGCTGCGGCGCTTATTCGAACATCATCGAGGCGATGAGCGACGTCGCGGGGGTAAAAGCATGAAGGCCTTCACCTACGAACGTGCCCAGTCGCCGGCAGCCGCTGCGGCGGCCGTCGCGGCCAAGCCGGGTGCGAAGTTCATCGCCGGCGGAACCAATCTTCTGGACCTCATGAAGTTGCAGATCGAGGAGCCGGTGCATCTGGTCGACGTTAATCGGCTGAAGCTCGACAAGATCGAGCCGACTCCGGATGGTGGCCTGCGGATCGGTGCGCTGGTGCGGAATACCGATCTGGCTGCCGACGAACGCGTCCGTCGCGATTACGGCGTTCTCACCCGGGCGATTGTCGCCGGGGCCTCGGGCCAGCTCAGGAACAAGGCGACGACCGCAGGCAATCTGCTCCAGCGGACGCGCTGTCCCTACTTTTACGACACCAACCAGCCCTGCAACAAGCGCAAGCCCGGTTCGGGTTGCGCGGCGATCGGCGGGTATAGTCGGCAGCTCGGCATCATCGGTACCAGCCAGGATTGCATCGCGACCTATCCGGGCGACATGGCGGTGGCCATGAGGGTGCTCGACGCGACGGTGGAGACGGTGCAGCCGGACGGCCAAACCCGTCGTATCCCGATCGCCGATTTCCACCGGCTGTGGGGCGACACCCCCCATATCGACACCAATCTGCGCGCCGGCGAGCTCATCACCGCGGTGACCCTGCCGAAACCGGTCGGCGGCACGCATATCTATCACAAGGTCCGCGACCGGGCATCCTATGCCTATGCACTGGTATCGGTCGCGGCGATCCTGCAGCGTGACGGCAGCGGCCATGTTGCGATCGGCGGGATCGCACCCAAGCCGTGGCGGGTCGAAGCGGCGGAGGCGGCGCTGCCGCAAGGGGCCAAGGCGACCGCCATGCGGCTGCTCGCCGGTGCCCGCCCGACACAGGACAATGCCTTCAAGGTTCCGCTGGTCGAACGTACGCTCGCCGCGGTGATCGCAGAAGCCAAGACCGGGAATATCTCATGAAGTTCGACACACCCGCAGGCCGGAACCCGATCGACCAGCTGAAGGTCGTCGGCAAGCCGACCGACCGCATCGACGGCAAGTTCAAGACCACCGGCACCGCGCCCTATGCCTATGAACGCCATGACGTCGCGCCGAACGCGGCCTATGGCTACGTCGTCGGCGCCGGCATCGCCAAGGGGCGGATCGCCAGCATGGACCTCGCCGCCGCCAAGTCGGCACCGGGCGTCATCACGATCGTCACCGCCGACACCGCCGGGCCGTTAGGCAAGGGCGACATGAACACCGCCAAGCTGCTCGGTGGCCCCGCGGTGGACCATTACCACCAGGCGATTGCGCTGGTCGTCGCCGAAACGTTCGAACAGGCCCGTGCCGCCGCGGCCATGATCCGCGTCGACTATGCCCGCGACAAGGGTCGCTTCGACCTCGACACGGCTTTGAAGACTGCGCCGTTGAAGGGTGACAGCAGCGGCGAAGGCAGTGCCGCGTCGCCGGTGGATCGCGTCGGCGATTTCGAAAAGGCGTTCGCCGCTGCTCCGGTAAAGCTGGACGCGCGCTATGCAACGCCGGACCAGAGCCACGCGATGATGGAGCCGCACGCCAGCATCGCCAGCTGGCAGGGTGACAAGCTGACCTTGTGGACGTCGAACCAGATGATCGCCTGGGGCAAGGGCGATGTCGCCAAAACGCTCGGCATTCCCAAGGACAACGTCCGCCTCATCTCGCCGTACATCGGTGGCGGGTTCGGCGGCAAATTGTTCGTCCGCGCCGATGCGGTGCTTGCGGCACTGGGGGCAAGGCAGGCCGGTCGTCCGGTCAAGGTGACGTTGCAGCGCCCCTTGATGATCAACAACGCGACCCATCGTCCGGCGACGCGCCAGCGCATCCGGCTGGGGGCGGGCAAGGATGGCAAGCTGACCGCGATCGCCCATGAGAGCGGTTCGGGCGATCTGCCCGGCGGCGGCCCCGAAACGGCGGTGTCGCAGACCAAGCTTCTGTATGCCGGTGCCAATCGGCTGACGTCCATGCGTCTTGCGGTGCTCGACCTGCCCGAGGGCAATGCGATGCGCGCGCCCGGCGAGGCACCGGGCCTGATGGCGCTGGAAATCGCGATGGACGAGATGGCGGAGAAGCTGGGGATGGACCCGGTGGAATTCCGCATCATCAACGACACGCAGGTCGACCCGGAAAAGCCCGAACGTAAATTCTCGCAGCGTCAGTTGGTCGAGTGCCTGCGGATCGGCGCCGACACATTCGGCTGGGCGCGACGCAAGGCGACGCCGCGCTCGATGCGCGATGGCCGCTGGCTGGTCGGCATGGGGGTTGCCGCCGGGTTCCGCAACAACATCACGATGAAGTCCGCCGCGCGCGTCGGCATCGACAAGAAGGGCGTGGTGACGGTCGCCACCGACATGACCGATATCGGTACCGGCTCCTATACTATCATCGCCCAGACCGCCGCCGAGATGATGGGCGTGCCACTGGACAAGGTCGTCGTACTGCTCGGCGACAGTTCGTTTCCGGTGGCCGCCGGATCGGGTGGCCAGTGGGGCGCCAACAGTTCCACGGCGGGCGTGTATGCGGCTTGCATGAAATTGCGCGAGACAGTGGCGCAGAAGCTTGGCTTCAACTCCGCCGACGTCGAATTTGCCGATGGCAAGGTACGGGCAGGCAATCGCAGCGTGTCCTTGGCCGAAGCCGCCGGCGATCAGGGTATTTCGGCAGAGGATGCGATCGAATTCGGCGATCTGGCCAAGAAGGCGCAGCAATCGACCTTCGCCGGGCATTTCGTCGAGGCGGCAGTCGACGCCTACACCGGTGAAATCCGCATCCGGCGCATGCTGGCGGTTTGTGCCGCGGGCCGCATCCTCAACCCCAAATCGGCGCGCAGTCAGGTCATCGGTGCCATGACGATGGGAGTCGGCGCGGCGTTGATGGAGGAACTCGCGGTCGACACGCGCTTCGGCTTCTTCGTCAACCACGATCTCGCCAGTTACGAAGTGCCGGTCCACGCCGACATTCCGCACCAGGAGGTGATCTTCCTTGATGAGGTCGACCCGATGTCGTCGCCGATGAAGGCGAAGGGTGTCGGCGAACTCGGCCTGTGCGGCGTCGGCGCCGCGATCGCCAATGCGATCTACAACGCGACGGGCGTTCGCGTGCGCGAATATCCGGTCACGCTGGACAAGATCATCGGCGATCCGGCGATGGTGGCGTGATCGCGTCGCGGGGACGGGCAATCGGCCCGTCTCCGCGAGCGAACGTCACCGCCGCGATATGGAGGGGGTAATCGCGGTCATCCTCCGCCATCCACGTGCCGCCCTTGGCATCGATCAGGTAGAAACGGCAGAAGATGCTGCGATCGCCCGCAAACCGCAGGCAGACGCGATCCGGCGTGATGCGATAGCGTCCCACCGTGTCGGGTCGGTCGTAGCTCAATGTATAGGTGTCGCCGACGGCTGCGAACCGTTCGACCGGCGGCGCCCCTGATCCGACGGCTGCGCGCGTTTGCACGCTGCCGCGAACAAGCTTTTCCAGCGCATCTCCGCGCACGAGCGTCATGGCGGCCGAACCGCGGATCGGCACGGGCAAGCGCGGCGGCGCAGGTTCCGGCGCCGAAGGCGAACACCCCGCCAGCAACAGCATCGCCGTCAGTGATCGCCTCATCTGCATGTCCCGCTCCGCGATGCGATCACCGACGATGCGGTCATGCACACGCTCTATTGCTCGCACCAGCGCCATTGCGACCAGCGCGACCGTCGAACAAGCCCGAATAGACGATGCATATGGCAGCGGCAGGAACTTCGGCCGCATTGGGCCGCTTGAGGACGTGCATGACCCAACCGACTATCCTGTGGCTGCGGCAGGACCTTCGCCTCCACGACCAGCCCGCCCTCGTCGCCGCCGCCCATGAGGGCGCGGTCATCCCCGTCTACATCCTCGACGATGCCGCGGCCGGATCGTGGGCGATCGGTGGCGCCCAGCGCTGGTGGCTTCACCACAGCCTGACCGCCCTCGATGAGGCGTTGCAGGCCAAGCACAGCCGCCTGATCCTGCGTCGCGGCGATACGGCCGCAACGCTTGCCTCGCTGATGCAGGAGACGGGAGCCACGCGCATCCACGCCATTCGCCACTACGAGCCTTGGTGGCGCGAGGCGGAGACCGCCCTCGGCGACGCGCTGGAACTGCACGATGGCAATCATCTCGCGCGGCTGGAGGACGTGACCACCGGCGCCGGCACGCCCTTCAAGGTCTTCTCATCGTTCTGGCGGGCGATCCAGGCGCATCTGCCCCCGCCCGAACCGCTGCCGGTGCCGCACACCATCGCCGCCCCTGCGCATTGGCCGGCCAGCGATACACTGACCGACTGGGATCTGTTGCCGACCGCGCCGGACTGGTCGCAGGGATTTGCCACCGACTGGACGCCGGGCGAAGCCGATGCCCTGGCGAAGGCGCACGATTGGCACCGCGACGTCGCCGCCTACGATCGGCGGCGCAACCTGCCGTCCGAAGAAGGGACGTCCCGCCTGTCCCCGCACCTGCATCATGGCGAGGTGTCGCCGCGCACCGTCTACCACGCTTTGCGCAAACCGGCGGAGGCCGCCGCGTTCCTTCGCGAGCTCGCCTGGCGTGATTTCACGTCGGGTGTTCTCCTGGCCCTGCCCCGTTATGGCGACACGAACGGCCGGCCGAAATACGATGCCCTGCCGTGGCGCAAGGGTGCCGGGGCAAAGGCGGACCTGAAGGCGTGGCAGCAGGGACGGACCGGCTATCCGATCGTCGATGCCGGCATGCGGCAATTGTGGACCAGCGGCTGGATGCACAATCGGGTACGGATGATCACCGCCAGCTTCCTCGTGAAGCACCTGCTGATCGACTGGCGCGAAGGCGAGCGCTGGTTCTGGGATTGCCTGGTCGATGCCGACTACGGCAACAACGCGGTCAATTGGCAATGGATCGCCGGCACCGGAGTGGACGCCAACATGTTCGGCCGCATCATGGCGCCGCTGAGCCAGTCGGAGAAATTCGACGCTGCGGATTATATCCGCGAATGGGTACCGGAGCTGAAGGATCTGCCGGCCGCCGCGATCCACGACCCCGACGACCATGGCGTCCGTCCGGCCGCCTATCCGGCCAAGATCATCGGCCATCGCGAAGCACGCGAACGCGCATTGGCGGCGGCTGCAACGTTAAGGTGAGCGGACAGTCCGCCGCGGGCAACTCGTACCGGGCAGCGCACCGATCGGCCAAGTCCGCGGTTCAGCCGTCGCAGCTTCGGGTCGTGCATGGCAAGTCGACGCACGGGGAAACCCGGCCGATCTTGGCCAATGAACCTGTCCCGCTGCCGGGCGGCCAACCCGACACAAGCGGCCTTCCCCGTCGGGATTGCTGACCCTCCCCCGTCAAACGTGAGGTTACAGGCATGGAAAGCATCATCGATCCCTCTCCGCAATCGCGCGATCGATAGCATCGGTTGCGGATTCCCGGCATCTGGCAGCGTAACTGGCTGACCGCCGAGCAAGCCGCCCGGCCGCCCCCTCCACTTTTTCGCAACCGACCCTATATGACGGTCAGCGACGCGGCCCCGCAGCAACGATCGGCCCCCGCTTACCCGGAGAGGCATCGTAAGCGACAGAAAGCCGTACCCTCTCGTCATGCATCTCCATATCCCCGCCGTACTCGATCCGCGTCACCTGTTACGGCCGCGGCGGCGTGGGATAGCATCGGTCAACGCCGAGGTTCGCGACGGCATCGTCCCCGCCGGCGACGGGATCGCGACCACCGCCGACCATGACGGCGGCACTGCGCCGACACGCAATTACCGGACGATCGCGCTCATCATCGCCACGGCGATGTTCATGGAGCATCTGGATGCGACGGTCCTCGCCACCGCGTTGCCGACGATGGCGCGCGACTTCGGCGTCGCGGCGCCGGCGATGAGCATCGCGCTCACCTCGTACCTGCTCGCGCTCGCCATGTTCATCCCCGCCTCCGGTACGATGGCGGACCGGTTCGGCGCGCGGCCGGTGTTCCGCGCCGCCATCGGCCTCTTCGTCCTCGGCAGCCTCGCCTGCGGACTGGCGCCCAGCCTCGAATGGATGGCGGTTGCGCGCTTCATGCAGGGCATCGGTGGTGCGATGATGATGCCCGTGGGGCGACTGGTGCTGCTGCGTTCGGTCGCCAAGCGCGACATGGTGTCGGCGATGTCGTGGCTCATCATGCCGGCGCTGATCGGGCCCATCCTCGGACCGCCGTTGGGCGGTATCATCGTCACCTATCTCGACTGGCGCTGGATCTTCTGGCTCAACCTGCCGATCGGCATCCTCGGGATCGTGCTGGTGGGGCGGTTCATCGCCGACATCCGCGAGGAGACGCCGCATCCCTTCGATCCCGCCGGCTTCGTCCTGTCGGGCGCGGCGCTTGGCTGCCTGCTGTTCGGATTCGAAATGGCGAGCCGTCCGGGCGAAGGCACGCTGGCGGCGATCCTCGTCGGCGTCGGTGCGCTGTTCGGTGCCGCCTATTGGCGTCATGCCCGCCATGCTGCCCACCCCATCCTCGACCTGTCGCTGATGCGGATCACGACGTTCCGCCTGTCGGTGCTGGGTGGCTCCCTGACCCGGATCACTCAGGGTGCACAGCCGTTCCTGCTCCCCCTGATGATGCAGCTCGCCTTTGGCCTCACCGCCGCGCAAAGCGGTGCGATGACGGTCGCTACCGCGATCGGATCGTTCGGCATGAAGGGGCTGGCTCGCCGCATCCTGAAGCGGTTCGGCTTCCGTAACAGCCTTATCGTCATGGGGTTGGGTGCCACCGCCGGATACGCCCTCTGCGGTCTGTTTCGCCCTGATTGGCCATTGCCCGCCGTATTTGCGGTGCTGGTCGCCTCCGGCTTCCTGATGTCGTTTCAGTTCACCGCCTATAACACGATCGCCTATGACGAGATCGGGAAGGAGCGGATGAGCGCGGCGACCAGCTTCTATTCGACCTTCCAGCAGCTGATGCTCTCGCTCGGCATCTGCATCGGCGCGACCGCGCTGCATGTATCGATGGTATGGCAGGGACGACAGGCGGTCGCATTCCCCGATTTCACCTTCGCCTTCTGGACGGTCACGGCAATCTCGTTGCTCGCGATCTTCGTCAACATGGCGTTCGATCCGCGCGCCGGGGCGGAGCTGAGCGGCCGCGATAGCGCATGAGCACGGCGATTAGACCGCCCACCCCGCCTCATCGATCACCGTGCGCAGAAACGCGACGAACGCCTCGATAGCAGGAGGGATCGCCTGGCTGCGCAAATGCACCGCATAGACGCCGACGTCCTGCGAACCCTCCCATTCCGGCAGAACGCGAACCAGGCGCCCGCTCCGCAGGGCATCGCCGACATCCCACAGCGAACGCAGCGCGATACCCACGCCGCCGATCGCCAGCTCGCGTACCATCTCGCTCGAATTGGTGCGCACATGGCTGTCCTGCGTGATCTCGATGCGCTGCCCGCCGGCAACCAGACGCCACGGCATCTGCCCCGCCGCGGCCAGCAGCCGGTGCCGGGCAAGGTCGTCGATCGTCGCGGGCGTTCCCCGCGCGGCGAGATAAGCGGGCGCGGCACACAGGATGCGACGGCTGGTCGCCAGCCGATGTGCCACGACATTTGCCGGCACGTCCGAGGCGATGCGGATCGCGCAATCGATCCGTTCGCCGAGCAGGTCGACGAACCCGTCGCCCAGGTCGAAGGTCAGGTCCACGGCAGGGTGCGCGACCAGAAAGCTGCCGAGGTGCGGCGCGATGTGCAACCGTCCGAACGACGTCGGGGCGGATACGCGCAGCGGCCCCGCGGGGCGACCGCGCGCCCCCGTCAGGCGCGCCTCCGCAGCATGTAGCGCAATCAGGATCGCGCCGAGATCGACGCAAAAGCGCTCGCCGGCTTCGGTCAGCGCCAGTCGCCGCGTCGTTCGATGCACCAGCGTCACACCCAGCCTCGCCTCCAGCCGCTGCAATCGCTTGGACACCATCGCCGGCGATATCCGCAATGCCCGTGCCGCCGCCGACAGGCTACCCGCATCGGCCACCGCGGCGAACAAGGCATAATCGGGATCGAAGCCCATTCGTTCTTCCTGCGATCAAGTGCTTCAACATCTTGCATGCTAGTGAATGGATGCTGCCGCGTCTATCAACGGGATAATTGGAGGGGACGCATGATGACGCACTTGGCCGGTCTGGATATCGCTCCCGAACTCGCGACGTTCCTGAACGGGCGCGTCCTCCCCGGTACGGGATTGGACCCCGAGGTCTTCTGGTCGGGCGTCGCGGCGATCTTCGCCCGGTTCACGCCGGAAAACGAGGCGCTGCTGGCCGAACGCGAGCGACTGCAGGCTGCGATCGACGACTGGCATCGCAGCCATGGCGCGGACCCGGCCGGTTATGAAACGTTCCTGCGCGACATCGGCTATCTCGTCGCCGAGCCGGAGGCGTTCGCGATCGACCCGCAGAACGTCGATCCGGAGATCGCGCAGATGGCCGGCCCGCAGCTCGTCGTGCCGATGCTCAACGCCCGTTTCCTGCTCAACGCCGCCAATGCGCGCTGGGGCAGCCTGTACGATGCGCTATACGGCACCGACGCCCTGCCCGGCATAGCCAAGCCTGGCAGTTACGATCCGGATCGCGGCGCGCAGGTCATCGCCTGGGCAAAGGCGTTTCTGGACGATGCCGTACCACTCGCCGCCGGCCATTGGGCCGACTGGACCGGCGGTACGCCCGAACTTGCCGATCCCACGCAATTCGTCGGCAGTGCCGGCGACACATTGCTGTTCCGTCACAACGGTTTGCACGTCGAAGTGGTGATCGATCGCGACCATCCGATCGGCCGCGGCGATCCCGCCGGCATCGCCGATGTCGTGCTCGAATCCGCCCTCACCACGATCTGCGATCTTGAGGATTCGATCGCGGCCGTCGATGCGGAGGACAAGGTCGCGGCCTATGCCAACTGGCTCGGGTTGATGCAGGGCGACTTCGCCGCAAGCTTCGCCAAAGCCGGCCGAACGATCACCCGCGCGCTCAATTCCGACCGCCTATACATCAGGCCGGACGGTACCACGCTGACGCTGCCGGGACGCAGCCTGCTGTTCGTGCGCAACGTCGGTCACCTGATGACCAATCCGGCGGTCCGCCTGCCGGCCGGTGGCGAGGCACCGGAAGGCATTCTCGATGCGATCGTCACCGCGTTGATCGCGCTCCACGACCGGGGGCGCAACAGCCGCACCGGATCGATCTATATCGTCAAGCCAAAGATGCACGGCCCCGCCGAAGCGGCCTTTACCGATCGCCTGTTCGACGCGGTCGAGGACCTGCTCGCCTTGCCGCGCCACACCATCAAAGTCGGCCTGATGGACGAGGAGCGGCGCACCAGCGCCAATCTGGCGGCCTGCATCCATGCCGTGCGTCATCGCCTGGTGTTCATCAACACCGGCTTCCTCGATCGCACCGGCGACGAGATGCATACCGCAATGCATGCCGGCCCGATGATCCCCAAGGGCGAGATGAAGAGCAGCAGCTGGATCGCCGCATACGAAAACCGCAACGTGCAGATTGGTCTCGCCTGCGGCCTGTCGGGCAAGGCGCAGATCGGCAAGGGCATGTGGGCCGCACCCGACCGGATGGCCGACATGCTGGACCAGAAGATCGGCCATCCGCAAACCGGGGCCAACACCGCCTGGGTCCCCTCACCCACCGCCGCGACGCTGCACGCCACCCACTACCACCGGGTGGACGTCATCGCCCGCCAGCGCGAACGCGGGGCAGAGGCGGTGGCGCCCCTGGCGGCCTTGCTGACCGTTCCCGTCGCCGCGGCGGGACGGAACTGGGCGGCGGACGAGGTCCGGGCGGAGCTCGACAACAATGCGCAGGGCATCCTCGGCTATGTCGTGCGCTGGATCGACCAGGGGGTCGGCTGTTCCAAGGTCCCCGACATCCACGACATCGGCCTGATGGAAGATCGTGCGACACTGCGCATTTCGTCGCAGCACATGGCGAACTGGTTGCTCCATGGGGTGGCGGCGCCGGCGGACGTCGATGCGGCGTTCGCGCGTATGGCGGCAAAGGTCGATGCCCAGAATGCCGACGACCCGCTGTATCGGCCGATGAGCGGCCATGAACGCGACAGCATCGCCTATGCCGCGGCCCGCGCGCTGGTGTTCGACGGGATCGCCCAGCCGAGCGGATATACCGAACCCCTGCTCCACCGCTTCCGTGCGGCGCGAAAGGCTGCCGGCTGATCGCCGGTCGGCGGGGTCAATAAGGCGGTGCGCGGCGCTGCCGCTGCGCACGCGCCGCATCCGTCCACCATGACAGGTCGTCGGCAAAGCGGGGGAACGCCTTGACGAGGCTCGCACCGCCGTCACCCATCGCTTCGCCGTCCTCGGACAGCGCCTTGCCGATGCCGCCGACCGCCAGCGTGCTCGACACCACGACCATGCCCATCTCCGACAGGATGCCGTGCCAGGCGAGCCCGGCACGCGCCCCGGCGAAACGCCCCGCCGAATAACTGGCGATGGCGGCGGGCCGCCAGAACCATTCCTCCAGAAAGTGATCGGTCAGGTTCTTGAGGCCGGGCTGGACGCTCCAGTTATACTCGCCTGTGACGAACACGAAAGCATCGGCCGACTTGATCTTGGCGGCGAGCGCTTCCAGCGCCGGCGGAGCCTCGCCTGGCGCATATTCCTTATACATCCGGTCGAGCATCGGCAGATCCAGCACCTTGGCGTCGATCAATTCGGGGCTGGCACCCCGCTCGCGGAATGACCTCACCAGATATTCGGCCAATCGAATCCCCTGCCGATCGGATCGGTAGGAGCCATAGAAGATCAGGATGTTGTCGCTCATCGCCTGTCC
The sequence above is a segment of the Sphingomonas insulae genome. Coding sequences within it:
- a CDS encoding DUF2147 domain-containing protein, translated to MSLLLLGALLAAAPAPAADIAVGRWKTETKNGIVEIQRCGPSICGRLVSSDLLRQRPDLKDANNQNAAQRGRPLKGLMLISGFTVDGDAWAGGQIYNPDDGKTYKAKVTPVDANTLKVRGCVFVPLCKTQTWTRVR
- a CDS encoding OmpP1/FadL family transporter, with the protein product MSLRFKAPLLASAIIGSFGFATVAHAQAFYLQEQSARGAGRAFSGEVADTGPQSLWWNPAAIAGMERGEAAINASAILPKGKVVNNGTVIRRPGGQFAPVGGDQLAKNPIDNGILPSGAIAMPFGPVAIGLAVTSPYSFTTDYDTTSWTRYSATRTKLQTIDIQPSIAIALTDWLRVGGGANVEHVYASLANALPNLSAALPDGRQRLEGDGWDLGWTAGMQMHNDWATVGVSYKSRIEHTLKGDLLVDGLQGPLAAQNRTLSDIEASFYTPAQVIVGARIRATPALTLNGQAVRYNWSKFDAIRLGAPLNQSLPENYRDSYSLAGGLDYAVSPQLTLRAGVQHATTPTQNGLRDARVPDANRWNYGAGGTFQLTPKIGIDLAANYVDFKDTTIDRVTAAYAGSQVQTPVVTNGFLRDASAVVISAGAHIGF
- the paoA gene encoding aldehyde dehydrogenase iron-sulfur subunit PaoA, whose amino-acid sequence is MSQSEFQPSRRSVIAGGTVGAAAAALPAEAAPLPLQERAAPPTMPVTLKVNGRTNRVDLDTRTTLLDALREHWKLTGTKKGCDHGQCGACTVLVDGRRINSCLTLAVMHDGDEITTIEGLGKPDDLHPMQAAFIKHDGYQCGYCTPGQICSAVAVLDEIKRGVPSHVQSDITGAAPLTATEMRERMSGNICRCGAYSNIIEAMSDVAGVKA
- a CDS encoding FAD binding domain-containing protein yields the protein MKAFTYERAQSPAAAAAAVAAKPGAKFIAGGTNLLDLMKLQIEEPVHLVDVNRLKLDKIEPTPDGGLRIGALVRNTDLAADERVRRDYGVLTRAIVAGASGQLRNKATTAGNLLQRTRCPYFYDTNQPCNKRKPGSGCAAIGGYSRQLGIIGTSQDCIATYPGDMAVAMRVLDATVETVQPDGQTRRIPIADFHRLWGDTPHIDTNLRAGELITAVTLPKPVGGTHIYHKVRDRASYAYALVSVAAILQRDGSGHVAIGGIAPKPWRVEAAEAALPQGAKATAMRLLAGARPTQDNAFKVPLVERTLAAVIAEAKTGNIS
- the paoC gene encoding aldehyde oxidoreductase molybdenum-binding subunit PaoC — encoded protein: MKFDTPAGRNPIDQLKVVGKPTDRIDGKFKTTGTAPYAYERHDVAPNAAYGYVVGAGIAKGRIASMDLAAAKSAPGVITIVTADTAGPLGKGDMNTAKLLGGPAVDHYHQAIALVVAETFEQARAAAAMIRVDYARDKGRFDLDTALKTAPLKGDSSGEGSAASPVDRVGDFEKAFAAAPVKLDARYATPDQSHAMMEPHASIASWQGDKLTLWTSNQMIAWGKGDVAKTLGIPKDNVRLISPYIGGGFGGKLFVRADAVLAALGARQAGRPVKVTLQRPLMINNATHRPATRQRIRLGAGKDGKLTAIAHESGSGDLPGGGPETAVSQTKLLYAGANRLTSMRLAVLDLPEGNAMRAPGEAPGLMALEIAMDEMAEKLGMDPVEFRIINDTQVDPEKPERKFSQRQLVECLRIGADTFGWARRKATPRSMRDGRWLVGMGVAAGFRNNITMKSAARVGIDKKGVVTVATDMTDIGTGSYTIIAQTAAEMMGVPLDKVVVLLGDSSFPVAAGSGGQWGANSSTAGVYAACMKLRETVAQKLGFNSADVEFADGKVRAGNRSVSLAEAAGDQGISAEDAIEFGDLAKKAQQSTFAGHFVEAAVDAYTGEIRIRRMLAVCAAGRILNPKSARSQVIGAMTMGVGAALMEELAVDTRFGFFVNHDLASYEVPVHADIPHQEVIFLDEVDPMSSPMKAKGVGELGLCGVGAAIANAIYNATGVRVREYPVTLDKIIGDPAMVA